TGCGGCTTCAAGCCCCTCCCCATGTCACTTCTCCGGTCAATGCCTTCGCAAAGGGATAGTTCATGTGTCCCACCGTCGATTTTTGATCGACTTCAAGCTCCTCGTCACGCATGCGAATGCTGATTGGTTCCCCACAATCGAGGCAACGGGTGTCGACGCGAATTTCTGTACCTGGGTAAAGCCAGCGCACGGCCAGCACTTCCATGCCTCATTGGCCGTACCACTTTTGCTCCCCCTTGATCGTCACCAGGTAATTGGTCGGTACGTTGGAGAAAGGGGCCCAAGACTCAACAGTGTCCGTGTCTTTGACAAACCAGCAGCCTATGGCGGACTCGGCAGCCTTGTGCTGTACCTGCCTGGCTTCTTCAACTGATATCCCGAGTGCTCCCGCAAGCTCCGTGTAGTGCGGTGCGCGCCCGGTGTTGATAAAGTGCTCCACTACAGCAGTGTAGGCTCGTTGGACTAAGGTATCTTCCATACCATCTCCTCCCCCTCCTTGTTGTCTGCAGATCGCGAAAGCATGACCGCCGTCCTGTGCATCTTTAGCGCTCTCATTGTGTCTTCGCGGAGGCCGTCACCGGATCACCTCACGACTTGTCGTAGAACTTCATAGCGAGCGTGCCGTGTGCCGCTGCGCCGCCGGCGCGGAGTGCGGCCGCCAGGAGTACCGCTTCGGCGACTTCCTCCCTGCTTGCTCCCGCACGCCTGGCATTTCGCGTGTGTATCTCGATGCAGTAAACGCACTGGGTAGTGTGGGCAACGGCAACTGCAATGAGTTCCCGATATTTCCGCGGAATCTTGCCGTCCTCGCGCCCGGTAATCCGGTCCAGGTTTGCCCACGCCTTGAAGCTTCTGGCGCAAGCTGTGACATTTCGTTGAGCAACTTCAGATCGTTTTCATCATGGTAATGTTCGGACCTGTCCGACCTCCTCCGCCTTACATTAAAATTTTATCACACACAAAGCGCCAGAGTGAAAGCGCGGTGGAGTCTATGGCGAGGAGCGACAATGAAGAACGGCGTAAGATGAAGGAGGGGCTGCTGGAGATTGCGGGAGGGGGGTGGGATTAAGACTAAGGCACACCTACCGCAAAGGCGCAAAGAGCGCAAAGAAGTGCCCGCAAAGGGAAAACCGGACAGGAGCACTGCAGTGCTTCGCAGAGAATGGAAAAGGGGACAAGCTACCAAGTAGCCTGCCCCCTTTTTTGCGCTCCTCTTCCCTTCCCGACTCTGGTCACTTAATGAAGTAGCGGATCCCCACCGTTCCTGAGAACCCCGAGCCGTCGAAGTTCCCTACATGGTCGCCGAAGCGGTCCTTGATGTCGGCCTCCCCGGTCAGCACCCCTCTCAACTCAGCATTGAGCGCAAGGTTGGGGTGCAGGAAATAGTCGACGCCGCCGGAGAGGTGCATGCCGACGGTGGTGTCGACGTCCTGTCGGGAGCCGTCGTACGGGTCGTAATCGGCAACGAGGATGTCGACTCCGGCGCCGAGGTACGGCACCAGCGGGTTGCGTGGCATGGCGAGGCGGTACTGACCGCCGAGGGATAGATCGGTAACGCCGAAGTCGCCGGTCTCGGAGCCGAACGAGGCGTGGGTTCCTTCAAGCACCAGTGCGAGGCGGTCGTCAATGCCGTAGATCGCCCCGCCCCCGCCGATGAAGCCGCTGTCGGTCCTGTTGGGGAAAAAATCTGACTCGTTCTCCGCCGGCACGATAAAGCCGAGCTTGCCGGTGAGTCCGAACCTGCCCTTTATGCTCTCCGCGCCGGCGGTCCCGGCCGCGAGTGAAATGACTGCTGCGAGGCATGCGACGATTATCCTCTTCTTCATGCGGAATCCTCCTTTTTCTTTCATTGCA
The DNA window shown above is from Geomonas sp. RF6 and carries:
- a CDS encoding outer membrane beta-barrel protein, coding for MKKRIIVACLAAVISLAAGTAGAESIKGRFGLTGKLGFIVPAENESDFFPNRTDSGFIGGGGAIYGIDDRLALVLEGTHASFGSETGDFGVTDLSLGGQYRLAMPRNPLVPYLGAGVDILVADYDPYDGSRQDVDTTVGMHLSGGVDYFLHPNLALNAELRGVLTGEADIKDRFGDHVGNFDGSGFSGTVGIRYFIK